In Limisalsivibrio acetivorans, one genomic interval encodes:
- a CDS encoding chaperone NapD codes for MIFAGSIITVNKDMLEEADELLKSYDEIEVYTVSDDYQAVVAIETKGNKELEALTNELNTHDSIIEISHHYVYFGDEVQRMIDKGESPKELEELFRSYRGDPAES; via the coding sequence ATGATTTTTGCAGGCAGTATTATAACAGTAAACAAAGACATGCTCGAAGAGGCTGATGAGCTCCTTAAGTCCTATGATGAAATAGAGGTCTACACAGTATCCGATGATTATCAGGCCGTTGTGGCCATCGAAACAAAGGGGAATAAGGAGCTTGAAGCTCTAACAAATGAGCTTAACACCCATGACTCCATTATCGAGATATCCCACCACTACGTCTATTTCGGCGATGAGGTGCAGAGGATGATAGATAAGGGTGAGAGCCCCAAGGAGCTGGAGGAGCTTTTCAGGAGCTACCGGGGGGATCCGGCTGAATCATGA
- a CDS encoding 4Fe-4S dicluster domain-containing protein: MRNTLNNNPFKGFFKKNRLRPPGAVEEKRFMELCIRCARCIEVCPYDSVKRADLFEKLQIGTPYIFAEERACYLCMKCPPVCPTGALDPELAEPENVRIGIAVIDQETCLNYLYLKAEKAEEVTGAAMICSTCYNVCPFTDEAIIMKEYILPVITDKCTGCGICVEKCPTEPRSVEIIPTGMGDADRAGIYYQKSRKHFVDPEGAEGAVKKKRSIDSTGDKPEFEYDFDVQEGIEGWE, encoded by the coding sequence TTGAGGAATACGCTTAACAATAACCCATTCAAAGGTTTCTTTAAGAAGAACAGGCTTCGCCCGCCCGGTGCCGTTGAAGAGAAACGATTTATGGAGCTCTGCATACGCTGTGCCCGATGCATTGAGGTCTGCCCCTACGACTCCGTTAAAAGAGCGGATCTATTCGAAAAACTCCAGATTGGAACCCCATACATTTTTGCTGAGGAAAGGGCTTGCTATCTCTGCATGAAGTGCCCCCCTGTCTGCCCCACCGGAGCACTCGATCCGGAGCTCGCTGAGCCGGAGAATGTTAGGATAGGCATAGCTGTTATTGATCAGGAAACGTGCCTCAACTATCTATACCTCAAGGCTGAGAAGGCAGAGGAGGTCACAGGAGCGGCTATGATATGCTCCACTTGCTACAATGTCTGCCCATTCACCGATGAGGCCATAATCATGAAGGAGTATATACTCCCCGTTATCACAGATAAATGTACAGGATGCGGCATATGCGTTGAGAAATGCCCCACAGAGCCCCGCTCCGTGGAGATTATCCCCACCGGAATGGGTGATGCGGACAGGGCTGGGATATACTACCAGAAAAGTCGAAAGCATTTTGTAGACCCCGAAGGCGCTGAGGGGGCTGTCAAAAAGAAAAGAAGTATAGACTCAACAGGGGACAAGCCGGAGTTCGAATACGACTTTGATGTTCAGGAAGGAATCGAGGGGTGGGAATAG
- a CDS encoding 4Fe-4S binding protein, translated as MAKRPIRRWRRAVQLTVFIGMFIIPLLNIMEIYFIKGTFYSIDIGDVAMADPIAIFQAALSSRVLNGYMLASLVIPILLMFLLGRVWCSWLCPYHLLVEGIAGLKRRLGMKRDFPVNSDRLVRRTGITRFGLLIFFVGISAIAGIPLLNLISAPGVISSQALVMVKFHYVTFEIVFILVILLIEFLWVPFFWCRFVCPTGTTLSLFKSKRGMHIERIRSTCSECGSCARSCPMGLNPIKDGSNLLCHNCGECIEVCPDNKKEQTLKFIL; from the coding sequence ATGGCAAAAAGACCTATACGCAGATGGCGAAGAGCCGTTCAGCTGACGGTTTTTATCGGCATGTTCATAATCCCGCTGCTGAACATCATGGAGATCTATTTCATCAAGGGTACCTTCTATTCCATAGATATTGGCGATGTTGCCATGGCGGATCCCATAGCCATTTTTCAGGCCGCACTTTCGAGCAGGGTTTTAAACGGGTACATGCTAGCCTCCCTCGTTATTCCGATTCTTCTGATGTTCCTCCTGGGAAGGGTCTGGTGCAGCTGGCTCTGCCCCTATCATCTCCTTGTGGAGGGGATAGCTGGGCTTAAAAGAAGGCTTGGAATGAAACGCGACTTCCCTGTAAACAGTGACCGGCTTGTGCGTAGAACGGGTATAACCCGTTTCGGGCTTCTGATTTTCTTTGTGGGCATTTCGGCTATTGCCGGGATACCTCTGCTCAACCTCATCTCCGCCCCCGGTGTTATCTCCAGTCAGGCGCTTGTGATGGTGAAGTTCCATTATGTTACCTTTGAAATAGTCTTTATTCTCGTCATTCTGCTCATAGAGTTCCTTTGGGTTCCCTTCTTCTGGTGCAGGTTTGTCTGCCCCACCGGCACTACCCTTTCCCTGTTCAAATCAAAGAGGGGTATGCATATCGAACGAATCCGCTCAACATGCTCCGAATGCGGCTCATGTGCAAGATCCTGCCCCATGGGGCTCAATCCCATAAAGGATGGGTCTAACCTGTTGTGCCATAACTGCGGTGAGTGTATCGAGGTCTGCCCAGATAATAAAAAAGAACAAACACTTAAATTTATTCTGTAA